In one window of Dokdonia sp. PRO95 DNA:
- a CDS encoding cell wall anchor protein, translating to MTAQVGINTTSPDPSSVLDIQSEVGGLLTPRMTTTQRLAISSPAQGLLVYDTALDAFYYFGAGWEEVSINNTRDNYKLVKDISDLAEELAAGGGSTYLLSSNFLYEINGSIVFNAPINMNGAYIEGVNSSQDILVNASGVALFQGSPGRMRNLTISGGSAPVFDITGTGSDLLVVNSTIFTGASTMGTLHSLGTAFFSITQYVSVNDGFKFSDIGSFFMNNVFWTTSNSGTFATVSGTFNNFQIASGRIEADAGEVGIDVSADPIIVNEASLNGLSFVGAGTLVSGYTTGSYTDFSFTTDWNVNCSGIPTETDDQSTANFYSTSTITTGFTQSITSAAAVPIVGNGAFDNTELFRFSSNAANNRLIYEGKKVRNFQVSASLSVRVSGAASNFYSFIIAKNGTVVDDSDALVLIESDTQIQSVSINTVVTMESGDYIEIYAQRLTGSGTDTLVVFSENLTIR from the coding sequence ATGACAGCGCAAGTTGGGATTAATACCACTAGTCCGGATCCATCATCTGTACTTGACATACAATCTGAAGTAGGAGGTTTGTTAACCCCGAGAATGACGACAACCCAAAGATTAGCCATTTCAAGTCCTGCGCAGGGGTTACTAGTTTACGATACTGCACTAGATGCCTTTTATTACTTTGGAGCAGGATGGGAGGAAGTTAGCATTAATAATACTAGAGATAATTATAAACTAGTTAAGGATATTTCTGATCTAGCAGAAGAGCTTGCTGCTGGTGGTGGATCTACTTATTTATTGAGTTCAAATTTTCTATATGAAATCAACGGATCTATCGTTTTTAATGCTCCTATAAATATGAATGGTGCCTATATTGAAGGCGTAAATTCTTCTCAAGATATATTAGTTAATGCTTCTGGAGTAGCGCTCTTTCAAGGATCGCCAGGTAGAATGAGAAATCTCACAATATCCGGTGGGTCGGCTCCTGTTTTTGATATTACAGGAACAGGGTCAGATTTATTAGTTGTTAATAGTACTATATTTACTGGAGCTAGTACTATGGGAACATTACATTCCCTAGGAACGGCTTTTTTCAGTATTACACAATACGTGAGTGTGAATGATGGTTTTAAGTTTTCTGATATTGGCTCCTTTTTTATGAATAATGTTTTTTGGACTACTTCGAATTCAGGAACGTTTGCAACAGTGTCTGGAACGTTCAATAATTTTCAAATTGCTAGTGGTAGGATAGAGGCAGATGCTGGTGAAGTAGGTATAGATGTAAGTGCAGATCCTATAATTGTGAATGAAGCTAGTTTAAATGGACTAAGCTTTGTAGGTGCTGGGACATTAGTATCTGGATATACCACTGGAAGTTATACAGATTTTAGCTTTACTACAGATTGGAACGTTAACTGTTCAGGTATTCCAACAGAAACTGATGATCAATCTACAGCCAATTTTTATAGTACCTCGACAATAACTACTGGCTTTACTCAAAGTATAACAAGCGCTGCAGCGGTTCCAATTGTAGGAAATGGAGCATTTGATAATACGGAATTATTTCGTTTTAGTTCAAATGCAGCAAATAATAGATTGATATATGAGGGCAAGAAAGTCAGGAATTTTCAAGTTAGTGCATCATTATCCGTTCGCGTTTCTGGCGCTGCAAGTAACTTTTATAGTTTTATAATTGCAAAAAATGGTACTGTAGTAGATGATTCAGATGCATTGGTTCTCATTGAAAGTGACACTCAAATACAATCTGTATCTATTAATACTGTTGTTACTATGGAGAGTGGTGACTATATAGAAATTTATGCTCAACGATTAACGGGAAGTGGTACAGATACACTTGTCGTCTTTTCGGAAAATTTGACTATTAGGTAA